In Nasonia vitripennis strain AsymCx chromosome 2, Nvit_psr_1.1, whole genome shotgun sequence, a genomic segment contains:
- the LOC116416130 gene encoding uncharacterized protein LOC116416130: MVQTRSMQRKSGGALCGDFVPQRRRTQRIAVREENAETILRDAIDVVFKYLDMRDLHAASQVCSSWNVAAAREATKRSHIQQLLIPHNSEDLANSNSVYHIPAALSVKPCVALFFVESRLIEEFNFGRSDSSLPIARQMGSVRTLAPPMMDNHFENCFMSPVFNVYKQQLPEKLIGMEVSEYTTDKHVAMPKELKQQVTLEAAGSQSILGIFLPKKKELNVRVAWCENFNDDVNDVADNIADQLIFDDLPENYGSAMLVFAQSLAGYFLAEKVVLNVTRKYPSRNEHAWGGLFGNELGATNCQEIDSSIDNKKIFVGLRIASPGLQTWMTVIDCSDRRDEVVQKLQEFRQQVQRKKHTIGLAYGPKFIRPFAKSNIDLFYDGQDVMRAIKGVFTDIGFSGFLNRDSRILISSNAIDEELCQRMSRDKFMTLIVIAYD, translated from the exons ATGGTGCAAACACGCTCGATGCAAAGAAAAAGCGGCGGAGCTCTGTGCGGGGACTTCGTTCCGCAAAGGCGGCGAACTCAGAGAATTGCGGTGAGAGAAGAGAACGCCGAGACTATTCTTCGAGATGCGATCGACGTGGTTTTCAAATATCTGGACATGCGTGATCTGCATGCTGCCTCTCAAGTCTGCAG TTCTTGGAACGTAGCAGCAGCCCGAGAAGCGACGAAAAGGAGCCATATACAGCAACTGCTGATACCTCACAACTCAGAAGACCTTGCCAACTCCAACTCCGTCTATCACATACCCGCCGCTCTGAGCGTCAAGCCATGCGTGGCCCTGTTTTTTGTGGAATCTAGACTGATAGAGGAATTCAATTTCGGACGTTCGGACAGCTCGCTGCCCATAG CTCGTCAAATGGGGTCAGTCCGTACATTAGCTCCACCGATGATGGACAACCATTTCGAAAACTGTTTTATGTCGCCAGTTTTCAACGTCTACAAACAGCAGCTTCCTGAAAAGCTGATAGGAATGGAAGTCTCCGAGTACACGACAGACAAACACGTCGCCATGCCGAAGGAGCTGAAGCAACAGGTCACTTTGGAGGCTGCAGGTAGCCAGAGCATCCTCGGGATATTCCTGCCGAagaaaaaggaattgaacgTGCGCGTGGCGTGGTGCGAGAATTTCAACGACGACGTAAACGACGTGGCCGACAACATAGCCGATCAACTGATCTTTGATGATCTGCCTGAGAATTACGGATCCGCCATGCTGGTATTCGCACAGTCGCTGGCGGGATACTTCCTCGCTGAGAAAGTCGTACTGAACGTAACCAGAAA ATATCCGAGCAGAAACGAGCACGCCTGGGGTGGCCTGTTTGGCAATGAGCTCGGGGCCACCAACTGTCAAGAGATTGACTCGTCGATCGACAACAAGAAAATCTTCGTAGGACTAAGAATCGCTAGTCCGGGACTTCAGACCTGGATGACAGTCATCGACTGCTCGGACAGAAGAGATGAGGTAGTGCAAAAACTGCAGGAGTTTAGACAGCAAGTGCAACGCAAGAAGCACACCATTGGACTGGCCTATGGACCGAAGTTCATACGACCTTTTGCCAAAAGTAATATCGATTTGTTTTACGATGGCCAAGATGTCATGAGAGCGATCAAAGGTGTCTTCACCGACATCGGATTCTCGGGATTTCTCAATCGCGATTCCAGGATTTTGATTAGCTCCAATGCGATTGACGAAG AATTGTGCCAGAGAATGAGTCGAGATAAGTTCATGACTCTGATCGTCATCGCTTACGACTGA
- the LOC100118697 gene encoding RUS1 family protein C16orf58 homolog encodes MFNQEIEYSESDGFIRNKMLFYKSTDRPVVTNFKPVRGTKFAESVTYSFFKEVFLPQGFPDSVHKDYVPYQIWDTLQAFASTINGTLTTHSIMRGVGVGESTATPLAAAITWILKDGTGMIGRIIFAWWQGNNLDSQCKKWRLFADILNDAAMALEVTVPYISTFSSYTLCLTTGMKAIVGIAGGATRTAIMQHHVCISIII; translated from the exons ATGTTCAATCAAGAGATTGAATACAGTGAGAGCGATGGCTTtattagaaataaaatgttgTTCTACAAATCGACAG AtcggccagttgtaactaatTTTAAACCAGTGAGAGGAACCAAATTTGCAGAATCTGTGACTTACTCGTTTTTTAAAGAAGTTTTTTTACCTCAAGGTTTTCCTGACTCTGTCCACAAAGACTATGTGCCATATCAGATTTGGGATACATTGCAg GCATTCGCTAGTACTATTAATGGTACCTTGACCACACATTCGATAATGAGAGGTGTTGGAGTTGGAGAATCAACAGCAACACCTTTAGCAGCTGCAATAACATGGATTTTAAAAGATGGGACAGGAATGATTGGCCGGATTATATTTGCTTGGTGGCAAGG taACAACTTAGATAGTCAGTGTAAAAAATGGAGACTCTTTGCAGATATTCTTAATGATGCTGCAATGGCCTTAGAAGTAACAGTGCCATAcatatctactttttcttcCTATACATTATGTCTTACAACAGGAATGAAAGCCATTGTAGGAATTGCTGGTGGAGCAACAAGAACTGCCATAATGCAACATCATGTTTGTATTtctataattatttga
- the LOC116738511 gene encoding RUS1 family protein C16orf58 homolog: MADVSAKEHSQGTLVNLAGSIVGILILLLINEKFFIYVCLLLVIVHIVSNYFAVTSLELNTLNEDRLCLIIEDYILNHTMSNVEDINSRESVIILLEKPAKKIFGFDIEIGVSFESVLKMNLINTKDVRFLLALFQRRKYLPVMDLKAKKIHIILSKDADDDIILKAYFHCCVYAMITSRMIGFCPRVLAKKKWSGPSYPLMRILMFPERFSLILSEHDSQVSAEFVSAVDEVVFEECYMFIKLLDDSAWVVKANMLPIKPWRGAWK, encoded by the exons ATGGCTGATGTATCCGCAAAAGAACATAGCCAAGGGACACTTGTAAATTTGGCAGGATCTATCGTTGGGATTTTGATACTTTTATTGATTAATGAAAA GTTTTTTATATACGTGTGTCTTTTACTAGTCATAGTCCACATTGTTTCTAATTACTTTGCGGTGACATCACTAGAGTTAAATACTCTTAATGAAGATCGTTTATGCTTGATAATTGAAGATTATATACTTAATCATACCATGTCGAATGTAGAAGACATAAACAGTCGTGAATCTGTGATTATCCTTTTAGAAAAGCCAG caaaaaaaatttttggatTTGATATTGAAATTGGTGTATCTTTTGAATCagtattaaaaatgaatttgataAACACAAAGGATGTTAGGTTTTTATTAGCACTATTTCAGCGGAGAAAATATTTGCCTGTAATGGATCTTAAAGCCAAGAAGAttcatataattttatcaaaagatGCAGATGATGATATCATATTAAAAGCATATTTTCATTGCTGTGTTTATGCAATGATAACTAGTAGAATGATAGGATTTTGTCCA cgAGTGTtagctaaaaaaaaatggagtGGACCATCATACCCATTAATGAGAATACTAATGTTTCCTGAAAGATTTTCTTTGATACTGAGTGAACACGATTCACAAGTATCTGCAGAATTTGTATCTGCAGTGGATGAAGTTGTTTTTGAAGAATGTTACATGTTTATTAAACTACTAGATGACAGtg CATGGGTAGTAAAAGCTAATATGCTACCTATCAAACCTTGGAGAGGAGCATGGAAGTAA
- the LOC100114988 gene encoding ribosome maturation protein SBDS has protein sequence MSKIFTPVNQIRLTNVAVVRMKKAGKRFEIACYRNKVISWRNKLEKDIDEVLQTHTVFMNVSKGQVAKKEDLIKAFGKDDQTEICKEILEKGELQVSDKERHSALDSMFKDIATTVADKCVNPESKRPYSVSLIEKAMKDIHFSVKPNRNAKQQALEVITQLKTVMPLERAQMRLRVLVSGKEARKLREKIVKLTTKVESEDWNSGSLDLVCLIDPGHYREIDELVRAETKGSGVLELLNLKEITEGEEVLE, from the exons atgtcaaaaatattcACGCCAGTGAACCAAATAAGGTTAACCAATGTTGCTGTAGTTCGTATGAAGAAAGCTGGCAAAAGATTTGAAATTGCCTGTTACAGGAATAAGGTCATTTCTTGGCGTAATAAACT AGAAAAAGACATTGATGAAGTACTACAAACGCATACAGTTTTCATGAATGTATCAAAAGGACAAGTAGCCAAGAAAGAAGATCTTATCAAAGCCTTTGGTAAAGATGATCAAACAGAAATTTGCAaagaaattttggaaaaaggTGAACTACAAGTTTCAGACAAAGAAAGGCACTCAGCTTTGGATTCCATGTTCAAAGACATAGCTACAACTGTTGCTGACAAATGTGTCAATCCAGAAAGCAAACGTCCTTACTCTGTTTCACTTATAGAAAAAGCAATGAAGGATATTCATTTTTCAGTGAAACCTAATCGAAATGCAAAGCAGCAAGCATTAGAAGTAATAACACAATTGAAAACAGTTATGCCATTGGAGAGGGCGCAAATGAGGTTAAGAGTTTTAGTTTCTGGTAAAGAAGCAAGGAAACTGAGGGAGAAAATCgtaaaattaacaacaaaAGTAGAATCAGAAGATTGGAACAGTGGCTCATTAGATTTAGTCTGCTTGATAGATCCGGGTCACTATCGTGAAATTGATGAGTTAGTCAGGGCTGAAACTAAAGGCTCTGGAGTTTTAGAACTGTTGAATTTGAAAGAAATCACAGAAGGAGAAGAGGTTTTGGAATAG
- the LOC116416195 gene encoding corrinoid adenosyltransferase: MELARTAWRRSFLVYKASTQTTLRSSSSDSSNVAETPVVSRLADLESKVKDEKVHHALGATDELTSYIGLAREFANDSKEEHPYVDKLKRVQMILFDLHHAILRSTPGQAKSFEDRHTKDLEEWIAEYSKLLPPPEDYIIPGGGKACASLHVARTICKRAEHSIVPLVTNGAVDEAAQTYLKRLSDFLLTTSRIAAKCDKRTENIYIPRAEVSKEK, from the exons ATGGAATTGGCGAGAACAGCCTGGAGAAGATCATTTCTCGTGTATAAAGCCAGCACCCAGACGACTCTTAGAAGCAG CTCGAGTGATTCGTCCAATGTAGCCGAAACTCCCGTAGTGTCTAGATTGGCGGACTTGGAGTCCAAAGTTAAGGACGAGAAGGTTCACCATGCTTTGGGCGCTACAGATGAACTGACCTCTTACATAGGACTAGCTAGAGAATTTGCAAATGATAGCAAAGAAGAACACCCTTACGTTGACAAGCTCAAGAGAGTTCAAATGATCCTCTTTGACTTGCACCATGCTATACTGAGATCCACACCAGGACAGGCCAAGTCGTTTGAAGATAGACACACTAAAGATCTCGAAGAATGGATTGCAGAATACTCAAAACTGTTACCACCTCCTGAAGATTATATCATACCG gGTGGAGGTAAAGCATGTGCTTCGCTGCATGTTGCCAGAACTATATGCAAAAGAGCAGAGCACAGTATAGTGCCCTTGGTCACTAATGGAGCTGTAGATGAAGCGGCGCAAACATATTTAAAACGACTGTCAGACTTCTTGTTAACTACATCTCGTATTGCTGCCAAATGCGATAAGCGCacagaaaatatttatatacctCGAGCAGAAGTCTCaaaggaaaaataa